The Candidatus Binatia bacterium genome includes the window CGACGCCGCGCTGACGCTGCTGCGTGTCTCGGTGATCTACTTGCCAGCGCTGCTCGCGCTGATGACCTTCGACAAGGTGCCGCTCTGAACGAGGCGGCCTCCGGGTACACCGGACAGCAAGACGAGATCCTCGCGGTCGACGGGCTGCGCCACAGCTACGGCGACACGCTCGCGCTCGACGGGCTCTCGTTCACGGTGCGGCGCGGCGAGATCTTCGGCCTGCTCGGTCCGAACGGCGGCGGCAAGACGACGCTGTTCCGCATCCTGTCGACGCTGCTCGCCCCGACCGGGGGCCGTGCCTCGATCGGCGGGCACGACGTCGTGCGCGAGCCGCACGCGGTACGACGTCAGATCGGCGTCGTGTTCCAGTCGCCGAGCCTCGACGTCAAGCTGACCGTCCGCGAGAACATGCGTCACCAGGGCCACCTGTACGGCCTCTCCGGCGCGGCCCTCGAGGAGCGCATCGACGAGATGCTCGGACGCGTCGCGATGCGCGACCGCGCCGACGCGCGCGTCGAGACCCTGTCCGGCGGCATGCGGCGCCGCGTCGACCTCGCCAAGGGTCTGCTGCACCGCCCTGCCCTCGTCCTGCTCGACGAGCCGACCACCGGCCTCGACCCAGGCGCGCGCCTCGACCTCTGGGAGTACGTGCGCGAGGCGCGCGAGCGCGACGGCCTCTCGGTGCTGATCACGACGCACCTGATGGAGGACGCCGAGCGCTGCGATCGCCTGCTGATCATCGACCGCGGTCGCATCGTCGCTCTCGACACGCCGGACGTGCTGCGCGACAGCGTCGGCGGCGACGTGATCGTCGCCCGCACGCGCGATCCCGCGGCGCTCGCCGCGAAGGTCCGCGAGCGCTTCGGCCAGGAGGCGAGCGTCGTCGACGGCACCGTGCACATCCGACGCCCGCGCGGCCACGAGTTCGTGCCCGCGCTGTTCGACGCCTTCCCCGGCCAGATCGAGGCGGTCAGCGTCGGCAAGCCGACCCTCGAGGACGTTTTCATCCAGCGCACCGGGCATCGCCTGTGGGACAGTGAGCGCTGAGGGGCTTTCGCTATGATGCGTCCCATGGACACGCTGATCCGCCCGACGCTGACCCTGTGGCAGCGGGAGATCGTGCGCTTCTACCGCCAGCGGAGCCGCATCGTCGGCGCGCTCGCGACGCCGGTGCTGTTCTGGATGCTGCTGGGCTCGGGCTTCGCAGAGTCCTTCCGTCCGGCCGGCAGCGAGGGTGTCGGCTACGCGGAGTACTTCTACCCGGGCACGATCGTGCTGGTGGTGCTGTTCACCGCGATCTTCTCGACGATCTCGGTGATCGAGGATCGGCGCGAGGGCTTCCTGCAGGCGGTGCTCGTGGCCCCCGTCGCGCGCTCGACCATCGTGCTCGGCAAGATCCTCGGCGGCACGACGCTCGCGCTCGGGCAAGCGCTGCTGCTGCTCGCCGCGGCCCCGCTGCTCGGGCTGCGGCTCGGCGTCTTCGACCTCGTGCTGGCGGTCGCGGTGCTCTTCGTCGTCGCATTCGCGCTCACCACGCTGGGCTTCCTGATCGCGTGGCGGATGGACTCGACGCAGGGCTTCCACGCGATCATGAACCTCGTGCTGATCCCGATGTGGCTGCTGTCGGGCGCGTTCTTTCCGGCGGCGGGCGCGTCGCCCTGGCTGCGCGCTCTGATGATGCTGAACCCGCTGACCTACGGCGTCGCGGCGCTACGCCGTTGCCTGTACGCCGGCACGGCGACCGTCGGCGCGGACGTGCCGGCGCTCGCGCTGTCGCTGCTCGTCACGTGTGCGTTTGCGGCGCTGACCTTCCTCGCGGCCCGCGCCCTCGCCTCGCGGCCGCTCGACGTGGGGCTCGCGTGACGGTCGCGAGCGAGAGCCGCCGCATCGGGCCCGCGGCCGGCGCGAGGCGCTCCTCGGCTGCCCGGACGGGTCTCGTGCTCGCCGCGCTGCTGCTGGTCGCAGGCGGCGCGTCGCTGTGGTTCAGCGTGACGGCGCGCCGCGCGAGCGACGAGCCGCTGCCGGTGCTCTCGACCGTGCCCGACTTCTCGTTGATCGAGGCGTCGGGCCGTCCGATCACGCGCCAGGACCTCGCCGGCAACCCGTGGGTCGCGGACCTCGTGTTCACGCACTGCGCGGCGATCTGCCCGATGATGACCGCGGAGATGTCGCGCCTCGTGCAGCAGAGCGACGACGTCCCGGAGGTCAAGTTCGTCTCGATCAGCGTCGACCCCGAGCGCGACACGCCCGAGGTGCTCACCGCTTACGCCGAGCGCCACGGCGCCGACCGCTCGCGCTGGCTCTTCCTCACCGGCGACGAGACGGAGATCCGCCGCCTCGCGCTCGAGGGGCTGCGGCTCCCGGTCGCCGACGGCAACGTCGCGGCGGGCGAGGATCCGATCCTGCACAGCCAGCGCTTCGTCCTGGTCGACGCGGAGTCGCGCGTGCGCGGCACGTACGACGTGCGCGACCCGGAGGCGATGCTGAAGCTGCGCGGCGACCTGCGCCGCGTGCGCGACGAGCAGCGCGCGCGCTGAAGCGCGCTCCCCTGGCCCGTCAGCTCCTCAGCTCGTCGCGCGCTGCGCGTCGCGCTCGCGGATGCGGGCTTCCTGCTTCTTGATCGCCCGGTAGATCGCGAAGCCGGCGCTACCGACGATCAGCGGCGGCAGCAGCAGCATCAGGGTCACGCCGAAGAAGAAGCCGCTCGTCCACTCGTTCTCCTGCCCACCGAAGCAGACCGCGCACGCGCTCGCGACGCGCG containing:
- a CDS encoding SCO family protein; this encodes MTVASESRRIGPAAGARRSSAARTGLVLAALLLVAGGASLWFSVTARRASDEPLPVLSTVPDFSLIEASGRPITRQDLAGNPWVADLVFTHCAAICPMMTAEMSRLVQQSDDVPEVKFVSISVDPERDTPEVLTAYAERHGADRSRWLFLTGDETEIRRLALEGLRLPVADGNVAAGEDPILHSQRFVLVDAESRVRGTYDVRDPEAMLKLRGDLRRVRDEQRAR
- a CDS encoding ABC transporter permease yields the protein MDTLIRPTLTLWQREIVRFYRQRSRIVGALATPVLFWMLLGSGFAESFRPAGSEGVGYAEYFYPGTIVLVVLFTAIFSTISVIEDRREGFLQAVLVAPVARSTIVLGKILGGTTLALGQALLLLAAAPLLGLRLGVFDLVLAVAVLFVVAFALTTLGFLIAWRMDSTQGFHAIMNLVLIPMWLLSGAFFPAAGASPWLRALMMLNPLTYGVAALRRCLYAGTATVGADVPALALSLLVTCAFAALTFLAARALASRPLDVGLA
- a CDS encoding ATP-binding cassette domain-containing protein, yielding MRHSYGDTLALDGLSFTVRRGEIFGLLGPNGGGKTTLFRILSTLLAPTGGRASIGGHDVVREPHAVRRQIGVVFQSPSLDVKLTVRENMRHQGHLYGLSGAALEERIDEMLGRVAMRDRADARVETLSGGMRRRVDLAKGLLHRPALVLLDEPTTGLDPGARLDLWEYVREARERDGLSVLITTHLMEDAERCDRLLIIDRGRIVALDTPDVLRDSVGGDVIVARTRDPAALAAKVRERFGQEASVVDGTVHIRRPRGHEFVPALFDAFPGQIEAVSVGKPTLEDVFIQRTGHRLWDSER